The following nucleotide sequence is from Alkalihalobacillus sp. LMS39.
TTGAGAGGAGCTGTCCTTAGTACGAGAGGACCGGGATGGACACACCGCTGGTGTACCAGTTGTTCCGCCAGGAGCATAGCTGGGTAGCTACGTGTGGACGGGATAAGCGCTGAAAGCATCTAAGCGTGAAGCCCCCCTCAAGATGAGATTTCCCATGGAGTTAATCCAGTAAGACCCCTTAGAGATGATGAGGTTGATAGGTCTCGGGTGGAAGCATGGCGACATGTGGAGCTGAGAGATACTAATCGGTCGAGGACTTATCCAAGATTTAAAAAAGGCGAAGTCTTTTTGACATAATTCAATACACACACTATCTAGTTTTGAGGGAATCATTAGATGAACTCAATAGGTTTAGTGACGATAGCGATGAGGTCACACCCGTTCCCATGCCGAACACGGAAGTTAAGCTCATCAGCGCCGATGGTAGTTGGGGGCTTCCCCCTGTGAGAGTAGGACGTTGCTAAGCCAATGAAAAACACATGATGTCAAAAGACGTCATGTGTTTTTTTGTTCGGACATTTGTTCCGCTATTTTATAAAAAACAAGCCTTTTCCCATTCGTATTGGACATCTGTTCCGTTACATCAGCAAATTGAGGGGGTATTGGTGCCCGTTCAGGGCAAATAACGGAACAGATGTCCGATAGCATCTTGAAAACAGCCCTTTTTCGTGAAATAGCGGAACAAATGTCCGTTAACTCCTCGCCCCCCAAGTCCGACCGTGCCAACTTCCAAAATCTAAAAAAGCACATCACGTCTATTACGTCATGTGCTTTTTTGATTTAAATATGCTTGTATTAAAAAAGGAACTTTTTCTTTTGTAATCGTTAAAAAATGTTCAATAAAGGGAAAATCAGTTTCTGGATAATATCGAAATAATTCTGACCACCACTCAACTTCATAACGGCAAATCATACTTAAATTGTATAGAATTAAATAATGACATAATATTTCTGGAATCCCTATATAGTCTTCACGAGAACGAGGCAAATACAAGTTTCCGTCTTTTGCGTATAGAAAAGGATTCGAATAAATTGGAGAAATAGATTCCTTTAATAAAAATGTAAATGTATCTTGGCTTTCTTGTAAAGAACTTTTATTCAGTTTTACCCCACGATTTGCGAGAAATTCAATATAACTAGAAGAACTTAAATGGAAATCATCAAGCAATGAGTTAGGTATTGTAATATATTGATTTGATAAATCTACTTGGTAAGCTATTTTTTTGTGTGTGACATGGTAAAATAAAGGATGAAGTTCTGGGAGTTGCTTAAGAAGCTGATTCATCTTATACTTTTCACCTGTCACATGCTCAAAGTGAAAAAGTTGAGATGAAAAATGAGAGAGTAACCCATTTTTCTGAAGCTTTACCTCATCTTGAAGAAAAATATATTGAGTTTTTTTCCGCTTCCTTGTAGTCACACCATGCGCTAATACTTGGCTATTTTCAGGATAGTGAGGGTCTGTCGTTAAAATACAAGCTTTCATTAACTGCACCATTCCATAAAAAAGGAGCATAGGTTGTATTTCTATTGGTGCATTATTTGCCTGCTCATAATATTTTTTTGCATGCTCTAAGTGGTAAATAAAAGGATAGCAATTCGTAAAAGCAAGTTTCTCAGCATCCGCTAATTGTAATGATTCATAGCCAGTTTGTAAGTATGACTGAGAAAAAGAAGCTGAATGGAATTTAGAAAAGTGATTCCAAATTGTCAATTCCTCCTTACGTAATAAGAATGATGTAGAGCAAACTGAATTGTAAGAATTATTTGACTTAATTTCCTTTCTTGACAGTAGTTTAACCAATTGTTAAGCTACAAATAATATTTTAGAGGAAAAATTACATTTTGGAGAGGTAGGGAAAGTGAAGTGTGGGAAAATAAATTTCAAAAAGAAGGGTTAACCTTCGATGATGTTCTCCTTGTGCCACGTCGCTCAGACATTTTGCCACGTGAAGTTGAGGTCAAAACAAAACTTTCGAACAATGTTACATTAAACATTCCAATTATTAGTGCAGGGATGGATACAGTGACAGAAGCAGAGATGGCGATTGCCATCGCACGTGAAGGCGGACTTGGGATTATTCACAAGAACATGTCTATTGAAGACCAGGCAGAGCAAGTAGATCGAGTCAAACGTTCTGAAAGTGGTGTCATTACTAACCCGTTTTATTTAACAGCACAACATAAAGTTTCTGATGCAGAACATTTAATGGGGAAATTTAGAATTTCAGGTGTCCCCATTGTAGATGACAATCAGAAACTAGTTGGGATATTAACAAATCGTGATTTACGTTTCATCGAAGATTATAATATCTTAATTGATGAAGTAATGACAAAAGAAAACTTAGTTACCGCACCTGTAGGGACGACTCTCCAAGAAGCAGAGAAAATTTTACAAAAACATAAAATAGAAAAATTACCTCTTGTCGATAATGACGGCATTTTAAAAGGGTTAATAACGATAAAAGATATTGAAAAAGTCATTCAGTTCCCTAACTCAGCAAAAGACAGTCAAGGTCGATTGATTGTAGGAGGAGCAGTAGGTGTTACTGCTGATGCTATTACAAGAGTTGAAGCATTAGTGAAAGCTGGTGTAGATATTATTGTCATTGATACAGCACATGGTCATTCCAAAGGTGTACTAGAGAAAGTGAAAGAAATTCGTACCGCTTTTCCAGAATTAGATATTATTGCTGGTAATGTTGCGACGGCTGAAGCGACTAGAGATTTAATTGAAGCCGGTGCAAACATTGTGAAAGTTGGAATTGGACCAGGCTCTATTTGTACAACTCGAATTATTGCAGGAATTGGTGTCCCACAAATTACAGCAGTATATGACTGTGCAACTGAAGCAAAAAAACATGGTGTGCCTATTATTGCTGATGGTGGCATTAAATTTTCTGGTGATATTGTAAAAGCTCTAGCTGCAGGTGGACATGCTGTTATGTTAGGAAGTTTACTTGCAGGTGTATCGGAAAGTCCGGGAGAAAGAGTTATTTATCAAGGAAGACAATTTAAAGTCTATCGTGGTATGGGTTCCATTGGGGCAATGGAAAAAGGAAGTAAAGACCGCTATTTTCAAGAAAATAATCAAAAACTTGTACCAGAAGGAATTGAAGGTAGAATTCCGTATAAAGGACCTTTATCTGATACCATTCACCAATTAGTCGGTGGAATTCGTTCTGGAATGGGGTATTGTGGTACAAAATCATTAGATGAGTTAAGATTGGATACTCAATTTGTACGAATTACAGGAGCAGGATTAAGAGAAAGTCATCCACATGATGTTCAAATTACAAAAGAAGCACCAAATTACTCAGTTCATAACTAATTCAACTTTACCAATATGAATAGATAGGTATTTTACCTATCTATTTTTTTGTTGTGAGATATGATAAAATATCGTTTATGGAAATCAACCCGGAGGTGCACATAGTGAAAGTTCAAGCAAATAAAGGAATTATCTTCTTAGTAATGGCAATGATGATATCGACAATGTTTTTTCAGCAGCCACTACAGGTGAATGCAGCATTTGATGTTGAGGCTGAAGCGGCTATTTTAGTAGATGCAAACTCAGGTAAGATTTTGTATCAAAAAAATGCAGATGCAAATTTACACATTGCAAGTATGACAAAAATGATGAGTGAGTATTTAATACTCGAAGCTATTGCGGAAAACCGTTTAACATGGGATCAAACGGTACCAATTAGTAATTTTGTAAGACAATTATCTTTATATACAGACCTTTCCAATGTCCCACTTCGTCAAGATGAAACGTATACGGTAAAGGAATTGTATGAATCAGTTGCCATTTATTCAGCGAATGCTTCTACAATAGCGATTGCAGAATTAATGTATGGTTCAGAAGCTGGATTTGTCCAAGCTATGAACGATAAAGCTGAAGAACTCGGATTAGAAGAATATATGTTTGTCAATTCTACAGGATTAAACAATAGTGATTTGCTAGGGCAGCATCCAGATGGAACAGCAGTGGATGAAGAAAATCGAATGTCTGCTAAAGCAACAGCTAAATTAGCGTATCATTTAATTACCGATTATCCTGAAGTATTGGACACGGCTAGTATTCCAACAAAAATATTCAAAGAAGGAACAGATGATGCCATTCATATGATGAACTGGAATTGGATGTTACCAACGATTGAAACACAACATGACTATGAAGGAATTGACGGCTTAAAAACAGGATTTACATTAAATGCAGGCAACTGTTTCACAGCCACAGCAGAAAGAAACGGGGTTCGACTTATTTCTGTCGTGATGGGCACCGCTTCTCGCGCGGACCGTTTCAATGAAACTGAGAAGCTATTAAATTATGGCTTTAATCAATTTGAAACGATTGAACTTGTTCCTGCGGGTTATCAAGGAGAAGATACGGTATTACCTGTTGTAAGTGGAAAAGAAAAAGAAGTGGCAGTTGCTTCAGAAGAAGCATTGTCAATGTTAATTAAAACTGGAGAAGAACATTTATACACACCAGTCATTACATTTTCAGATGAAGACTTAGTTGCTCCACTAGAACAAGGGGATGTCGTTGGTACGTTAACTGTTCAATATGAAGGTGAAGGCAGTATTGAATATTTAGTACCAAACCAAAAAGACCAAGTGAATATGGTTACTACTGAAGCAGTAGAACGTGCAGGATGGTTTTCACGCACATTGGGTTCTATTGGTGGATTCTTTTCAAACATTTGGACAAGTGTCTCAGAAACAGTAAAAGGTTGGTTCTAATAGGTTAATATTGGCGTTATATCAGAAAAATGGTACAATGAATAGTGGAAAAAATAATTATACTGTATAAAGAATAGTAATGGTAGAAAATGTACAATATAAAAAGCAGTATAGGTGAACGGTATAGGAGGAATCAATCATGGTAGAAGTAGGAACAGACAGAGTAAAACGTGGTATGGCTGAAATGCAAAAAGGTGGCGTCATTATGGACGTTATTAATGCAGAACAAGCAAAGATCGCAGAAGAAGCAGGAGCAGTAGCGGTAATGGCCCTTGAACGAGTTCCAGCAGATATTCGTGCAGCTGGTGGAGTTGCTCGTATGGCAGATCCTACAATCGTTGAAGAAGTGATGAAGGCTGTGTCGATTCCTGTCATGGCTAAATGCCGTATAGGTCATATTGTAGAAGCTCGTGTACTTGAGTCTCTAGGTGTGGATTATATTGATGAAAGTGAAGTATTAACACCAGCAGACGAAGTGTACCATTTAGATAAGAGTGCATACACTGTACCATTTGTTTGTGGAGCTCGTGATATTGGGGAAGCTGCTCGTCGTATTGGTGAAGGTGCATCAATGTTACGTACGAAAGGTGAGCCAGGTACAGGAAACATCGTTGAAGCCGTTCGGCATATGCGTATGATTCAAGCTCAAATTCGTAAAGTGATTTCCATGTCAAAAGATGAGTTAATGACAGAAGCGAAAAACACAGGAGCACCATATGAAATCCTACTTCAAATTAAAGAAGCTGGAAAACTTCCAGTTGTTAACTTTGCTGCAGGTGGTGTAGCCACTCCAGCTGATGCGGCGTTAATGATGCAATTAGGTGCAGATGGTGTATTTGTAGGTTCAGGTATCTTCAAATCTGACAACCCTGAAAAATTCGCTCGTGCAATTGTGGAAGCAACTACGCATTTTGAAGACTATAAATTAATTGCTGAACTATCAAAAGATCTTGGTACAGCGATGAAAGGTATTGAAATTTCGTCACTTAACCCGTCTGAGCGTATGCAAGATCGTGGTTGGTAAGTTTTGTTAACAACAAAACTCCATGTAAAGAGAAAGGGAGTTTGTTATGGTTAAAATTGGAGTACTAGCTTTACAAGGCGCAGTACGAGAACATGCAAAATGTTTAGAGTCACCTGGTACAGAAGTGATTATCGTAAAAAAAGTGGAACAACTAGATGACATTGATGGACTAGTCTTCCCTGGCGGAGAAAGTACAACAATGCGGAAATTAATTGATAAATATGGTTTTTTTGAGCCACTTAAACAATTTGGCGAGCAAGGAAAACCGATATTTGGTACTTGTGCGGGTTTGATTCTAATGTCTAAGCAGATTGTTGGCCAGCCAGAGGGGCATCTAGGCTTTATGGATATGACAGTGCAAAGAAATGCGTTTGGTCGTCAACGAGAAAGTTTTGAAACAAACTTAATCGTTACCGGTGTAGGTGACGATGTTCGTTCCGTTTTTATCCGTGCACCACTTATTGTAGAAGTCGATGAAACGGTTGAAATTCTTTCTAAGTTTAATGAGGAAATCGTAGTCGCAAAACAAGACCATTACTTAGCTTGTTCTTTCCATCCTGAATTAACAGATGACCATCGTTTTCATCAGTATTTTGTTGAGATGGTAAAACAAGCGAAAGAAAAACAATAAAATGAAAAAGCGTTGAAAGGAACTAGTAGCAGTAACTACATTCCCAGAGAGACGGTGGTTGGTGAAAACCGTTATGTACTTATTGTGAATCCATCCTTGAGTAAAATAAGGAACATCTAATGATTAGTAATTATTTTCGGTAGTCACCGTTATTGACTCAAGTGGTAAACTTACATTAGTTTACAACAAGGGTGGCAACGCGGGTGCTCTCGTCCCTTTTTTGGGACGAGGGCTTTTTCTATGTTTTTATAACTAGTAGAAATTGGATATATTTTTTAATACAATAAAAAAAATATAGTGTTTTATTATTTAGGAGGGTTTTTATGTTAGATATTAAAGTACTGCGAAGTCAGTTTGATGAAGTAAAAGAAAAATTAGCGAGCAGAAATGAAGATATTTCTGGACTTGATGCATTCTTGCCATTAGATGAAAAAAGAAGAACAATCATTGTCGATGTGGAAGAAAAAAAACAACAACGAAATCAAGTTTCTCAAGAAGTGGCTCAGTTAAAGCGGGAAAAGAAAGATGCCGACCATTTAATAAAAGAAATGAAGCAGGTTTCTGATGAAATCAAAAGACTAGACGATGAGTTACGTGAAGTAGAAGCCAAACTGGAAGAGATTTTGATGCGTTTGCCAAATATCCCACATGACTCTGTTCCAATTGGTCAAACAGAGGATGATAATGTGGAAATTCGAACATGGGGAGACAAGCCACAGTTTTCTTATGAACCTGAGCCACATTGGGATATCGCTACGAAATTAGGAATTTTAGATTTTGAAAGAGCTTCTAAAGTAACGGGTAGTCGATTTGTTTTTTATAAAGGATTAGGAGCAAGATTAGAACGCGCGTTGATTAATTTTATGATGGATTTACATCAAGATGAGCATGGGTATGAAGAAGTACTTCCACCATATATGGTAAACCGTGCAAGCATGACAGGGACTGGCCAGCTTCCGAAATTTGAAGAA
It contains:
- a CDS encoding YaaC family protein, producing the protein MTIWNHFSKFHSASFSQSYLQTGYESLQLADAEKLAFTNCYPFIYHLEHAKKYYEQANNAPIEIQPMLLFYGMVQLMKACILTTDPHYPENSQVLAHGVTTRKRKKTQYIFLQDEVKLQKNGLLSHFSSQLFHFEHVTGEKYKMNQLLKQLPELHPLFYHVTHKKIAYQVDLSNQYITIPNSLLDDFHLSSSSYIEFLANRGVKLNKSSLQESQDTFTFLLKESISPIYSNPFLYAKDGNLYLPRSREDYIGIPEILCHYLILYNLSMICRYEVEWWSELFRYYPETDFPFIEHFLTITKEKVPFLIQAYLNQKST
- the guaB gene encoding IMP dehydrogenase; the protein is MWENKFQKEGLTFDDVLLVPRRSDILPREVEVKTKLSNNVTLNIPIISAGMDTVTEAEMAIAIAREGGLGIIHKNMSIEDQAEQVDRVKRSESGVITNPFYLTAQHKVSDAEHLMGKFRISGVPIVDDNQKLVGILTNRDLRFIEDYNILIDEVMTKENLVTAPVGTTLQEAEKILQKHKIEKLPLVDNDGILKGLITIKDIEKVIQFPNSAKDSQGRLIVGGAVGVTADAITRVEALVKAGVDIIVIDTAHGHSKGVLEKVKEIRTAFPELDIIAGNVATAEATRDLIEAGANIVKVGIGPGSICTTRIIAGIGVPQITAVYDCATEAKKHGVPIIADGGIKFSGDIVKALAAGGHAVMLGSLLAGVSESPGERVIYQGRQFKVYRGMGSIGAMEKGSKDRYFQENNQKLVPEGIEGRIPYKGPLSDTIHQLVGGIRSGMGYCGTKSLDELRLDTQFVRITGAGLRESHPHDVQITKEAPNYSVHN
- a CDS encoding D-alanyl-D-alanine carboxypeptidase family protein codes for the protein MMISTMFFQQPLQVNAAFDVEAEAAILVDANSGKILYQKNADANLHIASMTKMMSEYLILEAIAENRLTWDQTVPISNFVRQLSLYTDLSNVPLRQDETYTVKELYESVAIYSANASTIAIAELMYGSEAGFVQAMNDKAEELGLEEYMFVNSTGLNNSDLLGQHPDGTAVDEENRMSAKATAKLAYHLITDYPEVLDTASIPTKIFKEGTDDAIHMMNWNWMLPTIETQHDYEGIDGLKTGFTLNAGNCFTATAERNGVRLISVVMGTASRADRFNETEKLLNYGFNQFETIELVPAGYQGEDTVLPVVSGKEKEVAVASEEALSMLIKTGEEHLYTPVITFSDEDLVAPLEQGDVVGTLTVQYEGEGSIEYLVPNQKDQVNMVTTEAVERAGWFSRTLGSIGGFFSNIWTSVSETVKGWF
- the pdxS gene encoding pyridoxal 5'-phosphate synthase lyase subunit PdxS, with translation MVEVGTDRVKRGMAEMQKGGVIMDVINAEQAKIAEEAGAVAVMALERVPADIRAAGGVARMADPTIVEEVMKAVSIPVMAKCRIGHIVEARVLESLGVDYIDESEVLTPADEVYHLDKSAYTVPFVCGARDIGEAARRIGEGASMLRTKGEPGTGNIVEAVRHMRMIQAQIRKVISMSKDELMTEAKNTGAPYEILLQIKEAGKLPVVNFAAGGVATPADAALMMQLGADGVFVGSGIFKSDNPEKFARAIVEATTHFEDYKLIAELSKDLGTAMKGIEISSLNPSERMQDRGW
- the pdxT gene encoding pyridoxal 5'-phosphate synthase glutaminase subunit PdxT, yielding MVKIGVLALQGAVREHAKCLESPGTEVIIVKKVEQLDDIDGLVFPGGESTTMRKLIDKYGFFEPLKQFGEQGKPIFGTCAGLILMSKQIVGQPEGHLGFMDMTVQRNAFGRQRESFETNLIVTGVGDDVRSVFIRAPLIVEVDETVEILSKFNEEIVVAKQDHYLACSFHPELTDDHRFHQYFVEMVKQAKEKQ
- the serS gene encoding serine--tRNA ligase; this translates as MLDIKVLRSQFDEVKEKLASRNEDISGLDAFLPLDEKRRTIIVDVEEKKQQRNQVSQEVAQLKREKKDADHLIKEMKQVSDEIKRLDDELREVEAKLEEILMRLPNIPHDSVPIGQTEDDNVEIRTWGDKPQFSYEPEPHWDIATKLGILDFERASKVTGSRFVFYKGLGARLERALINFMMDLHQDEHGYEEVLPPYMVNRASMTGTGQLPKFEEDAFNIREEDYFLIPTAEVPVTNLHRDEILQAEQLPISYTAYSANFRSEAGSAGRDTRGLIRQHQFNKVELVRFVKPEDSYEALETLTGHAEKVLQLLKLPYRVMSMCTGDLGFTAAKKYDLEVWLPSYNTYREISSCSNFEDFQARRANIRFRREAKGKTEFVHTLNGSGLALGRTVAAIIENYQQEDGSVHVPDVLQPYMRTDKITMR